In Pseudomonas fluorescens NCIMB 11764, a single window of DNA contains:
- a CDS encoding phage tail assembly protein, with product MSWTPPVHALLSPIAADDQSSIEQIQLKPLYYAAQKEALTRAGDDEDDQFFELALLATGLSVKELDQLKRPDYVSIAQYVHEMSTLPTSHFLEQADEGEPPSADPDDVTLLQPLAVAGRTLTTLTLEMPVLRATKAMKKLKTPKERAEFITAHCTGLMIPDLALLTVPDWTQLQVRIDDFLNKPAAFFRSATSK from the coding sequence ATGTCCTGGACACCTCCTGTTCACGCCTTGTTGTCGCCGATCGCGGCCGACGATCAGTCGTCGATCGAGCAGATTCAGCTCAAACCGTTGTACTACGCCGCACAGAAAGAAGCCCTGACCCGTGCCGGCGACGATGAGGACGATCAGTTCTTCGAACTGGCGCTGCTGGCCACCGGCCTGTCGGTCAAGGAACTCGATCAACTCAAGCGCCCGGACTACGTGAGCATCGCGCAATACGTGCACGAGATGTCGACGTTGCCGACGTCGCATTTCCTTGAGCAAGCGGACGAGGGTGAACCACCGTCGGCCGATCCCGACGACGTGACCTTGTTGCAACCGCTCGCCGTGGCGGGTCGAACCCTCACCACGCTGACTCTGGAAATGCCGGTGCTGCGCGCGACCAAAGCGATGAAAAAACTCAAGACGCCCAAGGAACGCGCCGAGTTCATCACCGCCCATTGCACCGGGCTGATGATTCCCGATCTGGCCCTGCTGACCGTGCCCGACTGGACACAGCTTCAGGTACGCATCGATGATTTTTTAAACAAACCGGCGGCCTTCTTTCGGAGCGCGACATCGAAGTAA